TCAAAAACCTGTCATGCACCCATTGCTGCCCTGCGAAGGATCGCAGGGGTCAGGGGCCGTCATCTCGTCCAATAAAGCCGCGCCACCGGCCTAGCGCATGAGAGACGCGCGCAGCAGCGGCTGGCGCGATCAAGGCGAGATGTACCACATTTTCCCGCCCCAGCGCCATCGACAATATGGCGCGTGTGGCCGGGATTACGAGTCCCTGCTCGCCACTCCCCTCCACGCCGAGCCCGACGCGCAGCGCCTGATCCAGCCGACGCGTGCCGTCGGCTGCGGCATCGCGCGCGTGGAGCAGCAGATCGACCGAGCCCTTGCGCGCGGCATCGACGATCTTCTCGCTGCCCGTGAGCAATGCGCCCGCGCGCGCCTCCAGCCCGAGCCGGTCGAGCGCGGCGCGTTCCAGCGCCTTCTCGATCTGGTCGGCCAGATCGGCGGGGACGGTGACGGAGGCCTTGAACGCGCGCGCCAGCGCCTTGGTGAGGCGGCCCTTGGCGATCGCCTGCTCCAGCGTCGCGCGATCCACGCCGATCCACGCGCCCCGGCCGGGCGCTCGGGCGCGGATATCGGGCGCGACGCTGCCATCGGGCGCGAGCGCGAGCCGG
This DNA window, taken from Sphingomonas sp. AP4-R1, encodes the following:
- a CDS encoding RNA-binding protein, producing the protein MVISPTPASGGADDDLPEAPEHTKSDPERTCILSGRKAAREDLIRLALAPDGSVAPDIRARAPGRGAWIGVDRATLEQAIAKGRLTKALARAFKASVTVPADLADQIEKALERAALDRLGLEARAGALLTGSEKIVDAARKGSVDLLLHARDAAADGTRRLDQALRVGLGVEGSGEQGLVIPATRAILSMALGRENVVHLALIAPAAAARVSHALGRWRGFIGRDDGP